One part of the Pandoraea faecigallinarum genome encodes these proteins:
- a CDS encoding MFS transporter: MDMSAAASRLGVDVVARLERLPMTNYQRTLFSIIATAWFFDSMDLGLMTFVLGSIKAEFGLSAAQAGLLASASFFGMFLGAATAGLLADRFGRKPVFQVSMILWGAGSLMCGFAHSVDALMVYRVLLGFGMGMEFPIGLSMVSEIVPAKSRGKYVAILEGFWPIGFIAAGAFAYFMLPVIGWRGIFIALAVPAVFVFVVRRMVPESPRWLEDTGRVTAAADVMNHIEAKVEKAYGRHLPEPDVALRKPHVHADRKALFAEIWSGIYAKRTVMLWTTWFFALLGYYGLTTWLGALLQQAGYEITKSVLYTVYISLAGIPGFLFSAWLLEKWGRKPTCALMLIGSAVAAYLYGQAAGTRAPIEQLIAAGLAMQFFLFGMWSVLYAYTPELYPTRTRATGSGFASSIGRVGSLAGPYAIGVLLPSWGQAGVFTMGALSFAIAALAVLLLGVETKGRSLEDVSH; this comes from the coding sequence ATGGATATGTCAGCAGCCGCGTCGCGGTTAGGCGTTGATGTCGTCGCTCGTCTCGAGCGGCTTCCGATGACGAATTACCAGCGAACGCTTTTCTCGATCATTGCGACAGCCTGGTTTTTCGATTCCATGGATCTCGGGCTGATGACGTTCGTTCTCGGTTCGATCAAGGCGGAGTTCGGTCTGAGCGCTGCGCAGGCGGGCCTGCTCGCCAGCGCCAGCTTTTTCGGGATGTTCCTGGGCGCCGCCACCGCGGGCCTTCTTGCAGACAGGTTCGGCCGCAAGCCGGTCTTTCAGGTCAGCATGATCTTGTGGGGCGCGGGGAGTCTGATGTGCGGTTTTGCACACAGCGTCGATGCGCTGATGGTTTACCGCGTATTGCTGGGTTTCGGCATGGGCATGGAGTTTCCGATCGGTCTGTCGATGGTGTCCGAGATCGTGCCCGCCAAATCTCGCGGTAAATACGTCGCCATTCTGGAAGGTTTCTGGCCTATCGGTTTCATTGCGGCCGGCGCGTTCGCTTATTTCATGCTGCCGGTCATCGGCTGGCGCGGCATTTTCATCGCATTGGCCGTTCCGGCCGTTTTCGTATTCGTGGTTCGACGCATGGTTCCCGAGTCGCCCCGTTGGCTGGAAGACACGGGACGCGTGACGGCCGCGGCCGACGTCATGAATCACATCGAAGCCAAAGTGGAGAAGGCGTACGGCCGCCATCTGCCGGAGCCGGACGTCGCTCTGCGCAAACCGCACGTGCATGCCGATCGCAAGGCGCTGTTCGCGGAGATCTGGAGTGGCATTTACGCGAAGCGCACGGTCATGCTCTGGACCACCTGGTTTTTCGCCCTGCTCGGGTATTACGGGCTGACGACCTGGCTGGGGGCGTTATTGCAGCAGGCGGGATACGAGATCACGAAATCGGTGCTCTACACCGTCTACATCTCGCTCGCCGGTATTCCGGGTTTTCTCTTCTCCGCATGGCTGCTGGAGAAATGGGGGCGCAAGCCCACGTGCGCGCTCATGCTGATCGGCAGTGCCGTCGCGGCCTATCTGTACGGTCAGGCCGCTGGGACCAGGGCGCCTATCGAACAACTGATCGCCGCAGGTCTGGCGATGCAGTTCTTCCTCTTCGGCATGTGGTCGGTGTTGTACGCCTATACGCCGGAGTTGTATCCCACGCGCACGCGCGCCACGGGGTCGGGCTTCGCCTCATCGATCGGTCGGGTCGGATCGTTGGCCGGTCCGTATGCGATTGGCGTGCTGCTTCCCAGCTGGGGGCAGGCGGGCGTGTTCACCATGGGCGCCCTCTCCTTCGCGATTGCCGCGCTCGCGGTATTACTGCTCGGCGTCGAGACGAAAGGCCGTTCGCTGGAGGACGTTTCGCACTAG
- a CDS encoding iron-containing alcohol dehydrogenase, with the protein MRIDDRIHFCAPSRLIIELGYRNRLPGLVQHLGYRRGLLVTDGFFATQTPWVREYVAACERAGVQMIVYDGGLPDPTTDLCDRATSELRAVMGGRLPDHVVSLGGGSNIDLAKALCLTLPDGRAIRDFGNGVTSDAPIIDHIAVPTTAGTGSELTPGAILFDPSTGIKTAVMDNRLRPVVAAIDPELTFTCPPRVTAESGIDALTHALESFVTRDASEFDRNGSVDPGYSGRSALTMSFARESIRLAATYLLRCYEDGNDTEARVGMCYASVYAAMSYGSAGLNAVHGIAYGVAALTHKSHGATNAVVLPYVIDALCEVRHTELLEVARIFGVTLTDDVEAVRALPRKLRELVGKLGIPTDLNAFGIPQASLKDLLVDSLGVTRLAKAFPLGNIEESYAQIIDRAWHGGLRDEKTERLTAA; encoded by the coding sequence ATGAGGATTGACGACCGCATCCACTTTTGCGCGCCGTCCCGGCTGATCATCGAACTGGGATATCGCAACAGACTCCCCGGGCTTGTGCAGCATCTCGGCTACCGCCGGGGACTGCTTGTCACCGATGGCTTTTTCGCGACGCAGACACCCTGGGTCCGGGAATACGTGGCGGCGTGTGAGCGTGCCGGTGTGCAGATGATCGTCTATGACGGTGGTCTGCCCGACCCCACCACGGACCTGTGCGATCGTGCGACGAGCGAGCTTCGTGCGGTCATGGGCGGCCGGTTGCCCGATCACGTCGTGTCGCTCGGCGGCGGCAGCAATATCGACCTGGCCAAAGCGCTGTGCCTCACGCTCCCCGACGGACGGGCGATTCGCGACTTCGGCAACGGTGTGACGAGCGACGCGCCGATCATCGATCACATCGCCGTGCCGACGACGGCCGGCACCGGCTCGGAACTCACGCCCGGCGCCATTCTGTTCGATCCATCCACCGGTATCAAAACCGCTGTGATGGACAATCGGCTGCGCCCGGTGGTTGCCGCGATCGATCCCGAACTGACCTTTACCTGTCCGCCCAGGGTCACCGCGGAATCGGGCATCGATGCCCTGACCCACGCACTCGAATCGTTCGTGACGCGCGACGCCAGCGAGTTCGACCGCAACGGCAGCGTCGATCCGGGCTACAGCGGACGCAGTGCTCTGACAATGAGCTTTGCGCGCGAATCCATCCGGTTGGCTGCAACATACCTGCTGCGCTGCTACGAAGACGGCAACGACACCGAGGCGCGCGTAGGCATGTGCTATGCCAGCGTGTATGCCGCCATGTCCTACGGGAGCGCCGGTCTGAATGCGGTACACGGCATCGCGTATGGCGTGGCTGCGCTTACGCACAAGTCTCATGGGGCGACAAACGCCGTCGTGCTGCCGTACGTCATCGATGCCCTGTGCGAGGTGCGACACACCGAGTTGCTGGAGGTGGCGCGCATTTTCGGTGTCACCCTGACAGATGACGTCGAAGCCGTTCGCGCGCTGCCTCGCAAATTGCGCGAGCTCGTTGGCAAGCTCGGTATTCCGACCGACCTCAACGCCTTCGGCATTCCGCAAGCATCACTGAAAGATCTGCTTGTCGATTCGCTTGGCGTGACTCGGCTGGCCAAAGCATTCCCCCTCGGGAATATCGAAGAAAGCTATGCGCAGATCATCGATCGCGCATGGCATGGAGGTCTTCGAGACGAGAAGACGGAGAGACTGACGGCAGCCTGA